In one window of Methanosarcina vacuolata Z-761 DNA:
- a CDS encoding PKD domain-containing protein — MFGDETNSTAKSPAYNYSNVGKYTVSLTVKNAKGSNTKTISGYIKVQ; from the coding sequence ATTTTTGGAGACGAGACAAACTCAACAGCCAAAAGTCCAGCTTATAACTATTCAAATGTAGGGAAGTATACCGTTAGTTTGACAGTAAAGAATGCTAAAGGCAGTAATACTAAAACTATTTCTGGATATATTAAAGTTCAGTAA
- a CDS encoding right-handed parallel beta-helix repeat-containing protein: MKNFKDFTTIFILTLFCLVLISPAALAANSVIDKETGPAEPGFFHTPNYANDAACIQAALDYSKSGDTITIRKGDYYITKGIYQKNKNLNIIGEGNVTLHIQTSNTEYNDIYFGGSQITSGTLSTDARKDSSQVVLTDASKVSKNDLIKIWKNVPWCPSNYPDNYPDQMTGEIYAVKSVTGNVVTLNQPLLRDYKLSETVNVEVYRPVQIHIKNIRLEDTGEAMSHHGLAMQYCKDSSVTDSWFNECGFGAICLYSCFNVSVNNNEIYNSTLPNSGYGVNVASGTAFVNIEQNHIENCRHAITGNSAELKSLSRDVFIANNTLIGASITGSNVVDAHADTINFVVTRNKIYPQITSETLYYCTFLEYRSPQELPFYFAFSDGTQQSTFSNNEVFGGYGGIFARGAVGNGVHVYENNTFNDMLGNMYEGGNGTDETLIIRNNIQNSGMRGIIFPFYGGFKDIVINENTFSNLSHQGVYQKFLINGVNSDISKNTFENLGREGIYIDGNSLKNGAVKIQNNILKNVNTSNSSSGVTVKNVQNPEISGNKIIEGPIFSVAAFLESPNP; this comes from the coding sequence ATGAAAAATTTTAAAGATTTTACGACAATATTTATCCTTACTCTTTTTTGTCTTGTGTTAATTAGCCCTGCAGCTTTGGCGGCAAATAGCGTGATTGACAAAGAAACTGGACCCGCTGAACCAGGTTTTTTTCATACACCTAACTATGCAAACGACGCAGCCTGTATTCAAGCGGCACTGGATTACTCAAAAAGTGGGGATACAATAACTATCCGCAAAGGGGACTATTATATCACAAAAGGAATATATCAAAAAAATAAAAACCTGAATATAATAGGAGAAGGAAACGTAACTCTTCACATTCAAACTTCTAATACAGAATATAACGATATTTATTTCGGTGGATCACAGATCACAAGCGGAACCCTGAGTACTGATGCCAGGAAAGACTCATCTCAAGTGGTCTTAACTGATGCTTCCAAGGTTAGCAAGAATGACTTAATTAAAATCTGGAAAAATGTTCCTTGGTGCCCTTCAAATTATCCTGATAATTATCCTGATCAAATGACAGGAGAAATTTATGCTGTTAAAAGTGTAACAGGAAATGTTGTTACTTTAAATCAACCACTTCTTAGAGACTACAAATTATCCGAGACTGTAAATGTCGAGGTGTACAGACCTGTTCAAATACATATAAAAAATATAAGGCTAGAGGATACAGGTGAGGCTATGTCTCATCATGGACTGGCTATGCAATATTGCAAGGATAGTTCTGTCACTGACTCCTGGTTTAATGAATGTGGTTTCGGTGCTATTTGTCTGTACTCCTGTTTTAATGTGAGTGTTAATAATAATGAGATTTACAATTCAACTCTCCCTAATTCTGGGTACGGTGTAAACGTAGCTAGCGGTACGGCTTTTGTCAATATAGAACAGAATCACATAGAGAATTGCAGGCATGCTATAACAGGAAATTCAGCTGAACTCAAGTCTTTAAGTCGAGATGTCTTTATTGCCAACAATACTCTAATAGGAGCAAGTATCACCGGCTCTAATGTTGTTGATGCTCACGCTGATACTATTAATTTTGTAGTAACTAGAAACAAGATATACCCGCAAATAACATCTGAAACCCTGTACTATTGTACATTTCTGGAATACCGGTCACCGCAAGAGCTTCCATTCTATTTTGCATTTTCAGATGGCACACAACAGTCTACTTTCTCTAACAATGAAGTTTTTGGCGGATATGGAGGGATATTTGCACGTGGCGCTGTAGGTAACGGAGTACACGTTTACGAAAATAACACATTTAATGATATGTTGGGTAATATGTATGAAGGAGGAAATGGAACGGATGAGACGCTTATAATAAGGAATAATATTCAAAACAGTGGGATGCGTGGAATTATTTTCCCATTTTACGGAGGTTTCAAGGATATAGTAATAAATGAGAACACTTTTAGCAATCTATCTCATCAGGGAGTGTATCAGAAGTTTCTAATAAACGGGGTAAACTCAGATATTTCTAAAAACACTTTTGAAAACCTGGGCCGGGAAGGAATATATATCGATGGGAATTCCTTGAAAAATGGTGCTGTGAAAATACAAAATAATATCTTAAAAAATGTGAATACCTCAAATTCATCCTCCGGAGTCACAGTCAAAAATGTTCAAAACCCCGAAATCAGCGGAAACAAGATAATCGAAGGCCCGATATTTTCTGTTGCTGCTTTTTTGGAATCTCCAAATCCATGA